Proteins co-encoded in one Deltaproteobacteria bacterium genomic window:
- a CDS encoding cupin domain-containing protein yields MEVIDLMEKAIFSDQFAPQILRMTPQCKVPLICMEPGQLIPPHPSGTGVFYIVSGKGVMTIEGKELEVQAGNMIFIEQGESRGIRATETMMAFAVHIN; encoded by the coding sequence ATGGAAGTTATCGATCTTATGGAAAAGGCTATCTTTTCAGACCAGTTTGCACCGCAAATACTTCGCATGACGCCCCAGTGCAAGGTCCCCCTCATTTGCATGGAGCCGGGCCAGCTAATTCCGCCCCACCCCAGTGGAACCGGTGTCTTTTACATTGTAAGCGGCAAAGGGGTAATGACTATTGAAGGAAAAGAGCTTGAAGTTCAGGCCGGCAATATGATTTTCATTGAACAGGGTGAATCGAGAGGGATCAGGGCCACTGAAACCATGATGGCCTTTGCCGTCCATATTAATTAA
- the murA gene encoding UDP-N-acetylglucosamine 1-carboxyvinyltransferase translates to MDKIVIKGGERLQGEVRVSGSKNAALPLLASSILADGESRIRNIPPLNDIKTMLALLKSIGLNVAYKNEAVKISGKAHTFEAPYELVKTMRASALVLGPLLAKYGSARVSMPGGCAIGERPIDLHLKALKAMGAEIELKHGYVIAGAKRLKGATIYFDIITVTGTENIMMAATLAKGKTVIENAAREPEVVELARALKAMGAKIDGEGSDVITIEGVNELGPLDYQVMPDRIEAGTLMAAAAATKGNVLIKNCDLPFMEALISKMKAAGIVIREEEGGLRVIGKRRLKSVDIKTLPHPGFPTDMQAQMMVLMSIASGLSVISETVFENRFMHVSELRRMGADIHTEGRSAIIKGKEKLSGAQVMATDLRASASLIIAGLVAEGTTEVSRIYHLDRGYDGLERKLAALGANIERVKEKRISK, encoded by the coding sequence TTGGATAAAATCGTAATTAAAGGTGGAGAACGGCTCCAGGGTGAAGTCAGGGTAAGCGGTTCCAAAAATGCCGCTCTTCCTCTTCTGGCGTCATCCATCCTGGCTGATGGAGAAAGCCGGATAAGAAATATTCCTCCATTGAATGATATTAAGACCATGCTTGCCCTTTTAAAAAGTATTGGTCTTAACGTTGCTTATAAAAATGAGGCAGTAAAAATTTCAGGGAAGGCCCATACTTTTGAGGCTCCCTACGAACTTGTAAAAACGATGCGGGCTTCCGCCCTTGTTCTCGGGCCCCTTCTGGCAAAATACGGCAGTGCCCGGGTTTCAATGCCCGGAGGTTGCGCCATTGGTGAGCGGCCCATCGATCTGCATCTGAAGGCGCTAAAGGCGATGGGTGCCGAAATCGAGCTTAAGCATGGCTATGTTATTGCCGGGGCGAAAAGGCTGAAAGGCGCCACTATTTATTTTGACATTATTACCGTTACGGGGACGGAAAATATCATGATGGCTGCAACCCTTGCGAAGGGAAAGACGGTCATTGAAAATGCCGCAAGAGAGCCGGAAGTGGTTGAACTGGCAAGGGCCTTGAAAGCAATGGGGGCAAAGATAGACGGCGAGGGGAGTGACGTAATTACCATTGAAGGCGTTAATGAACTGGGCCCTCTTGACTATCAGGTCATGCCCGACAGGATAGAGGCGGGCACATTGATGGCTGCCGCTGCTGCCACGAAGGGAAATGTGCTGATTAAAAATTGCGATCTTCCTTTCATGGAAGCGCTCATTTCGAAGATGAAGGCCGCCGGTATCGTTATCAGGGAAGAAGAGGGCGGTTTAAGGGTCATTGGTAAGAGGCGTTTGAAAAGTGTCGACATAAAGACCCTGCCTCACCCCGGTTTCCCGACGGACATGCAGGCCCAGATGATGGTGCTCATGTCCATAGCGAGCGGACTCAGCGTTATTTCGGAAACGGTATTTGAGAACCGTTTTATGCATGTCAGTGAATTAAGGCGCATGGGGGCTGACATTCATACCGAAGGCAGAAGCGCCATCATCAAGGGGAAAGAAAAACTTTCCGGCGCACAGGTGATGGCCACAGACCTTAGAGCCAGCGCCTCCCTGATTATTGCAGGCCTTGTTGCGGAAGGAACGACGGAAGTGTCACGCATATATCATCTTGACAGGGGCTATGACGGCCTTGAAAGAAAGCTGGCGGCGCTGGGCGCAAACATTGAGAGAGTAAAGGAAAAAAGGATTAGCAAATGA
- the hisG gene encoding ATP phosphoribosyltransferase — protein sequence MKDVLTVALPKGRIQHDTMKLLEGIGISCEEMKKESRKLIFQLPEAKMRFMVVRASDVPTYVEYGAADMGVVGKDVLMEQGKNIYEPLDLKIGYCRMVVAEPKVLSEQDNPSEWTHVRIATKFPNITEDYFRKKGVQVELIKLYGSIELAPLVGLSERIVDLVSSGETLKQNGLVEVEQIMEVTSRLIVNRASLKTRYERINSLVDRLKSQLDKEGAR from the coding sequence ATGAAGGATGTTTTAACTGTGGCGCTCCCCAAGGGGAGGATTCAGCATGATACGATGAAACTGCTCGAAGGCATCGGCATCAGCTGCGAAGAGATGAAAAAGGAATCGAGAAAGCTTATTTTCCAACTGCCGGAAGCGAAGATGCGCTTTATGGTTGTCAGGGCCAGTGACGTGCCTACTTACGTGGAATACGGCGCTGCCGATATGGGGGTTGTTGGAAAAGATGTTCTCATGGAGCAGGGAAAAAATATTTATGAGCCCCTCGATCTTAAAATCGGTTATTGCAGGATGGTTGTCGCCGAACCAAAGGTGCTCAGCGAGCAGGATAACCCTTCCGAATGGACCCATGTGAGGATTGCAACGAAGTTCCCCAATATTACGGAAGATTACTTCAGGAAGAAGGGAGTGCAGGTGGAACTGATCAAGCTCTATGGTTCCATCGAACTGGCGCCCCTTGTCGGTCTTTCGGAGCGCATTGTCGACCTTGTTTCATCGGGAGAAACGCTCAAACAGAACGGCCTTGTCGAGGTAGAGCAGATCATGGAAGTCACATCGAGACTCATCGTGAACAGGGCAAGCCTTAAGACGAGATATGAAAGGATAAACAGCCTTGTTGACAGGCTTAAGAGCCAGCTAGATAAAGAGGGGGCAAGGTAA
- the hisD gene encoding histidinol dehydrogenase, producing the protein MSFTIIKTDDSSFKDIFSEILRRGSADTRDAEKVVSQILLKVREEGDRALIEYTSRFDNLDLTPDTMRVTENEIIRAIDAIDDDVRRSLQVAADRIKAFHEKQMESTWTSEDEEGILLGQMVRPLASAGLYVPGGKAAYPSSVLMNAIPAKVAGVKKIVMVVPTPGGEINNHILAAAGIAGIDSVYRVGGAQAVAALAYGTETIPKVDKIVGPGNIYVATAKKMVFGEVDIDMIAGPSEVLIISDGSGEASHIAADMLAQAEHDEMAASILITTSSDFAGQVAGEVERQLNKLSRHHIARASINNRGSFIVAKDLDQAFALSNELAPEHLELALEAPDRHLDKVDNAGAIFMGHFTPEALGDYVAGPNHVLPTGGSAKFFSPLGTYDFIKRSSILSFSENAFKRVGKDAERIADVEGLEAHGNTIRIRMGEEI; encoded by the coding sequence ATGTCGTTCACTATAATAAAAACGGATGATTCCAGCTTTAAGGATATTTTTAGTGAAATACTAAGGCGGGGTTCTGCCGATACGAGGGATGCGGAAAAAGTGGTATCGCAAATACTCCTCAAGGTAAGAGAAGAAGGGGACAGGGCGCTTATTGAATATACCTCCCGCTTTGACAATCTTGACCTGACGCCTGACACGATGAGAGTGACGGAAAATGAGATCATCCGGGCCATTGATGCCATCGATGATGATGTGAGAAGGTCGCTGCAGGTGGCTGCAGACCGCATAAAGGCCTTTCACGAAAAACAGATGGAGAGCACCTGGACCTCGGAAGATGAAGAAGGTATCCTTCTCGGGCAAATGGTGAGACCGCTTGCCAGCGCGGGTCTCTACGTTCCCGGAGGCAAGGCGGCTTATCCCTCATCGGTGCTTATGAATGCCATTCCTGCCAAAGTGGCGGGCGTTAAAAAAATTGTCATGGTCGTTCCCACACCGGGGGGAGAGATAAATAACCATATTCTCGCTGCTGCAGGGATTGCCGGTATCGACTCTGTTTACAGGGTAGGCGGGGCGCAGGCCGTTGCCGCGCTGGCCTACGGAACGGAGACGATTCCAAAGGTTGATAAAATTGTGGGGCCCGGTAATATTTATGTAGCCACGGCAAAAAAGATGGTTTTCGGAGAAGTGGATATTGACATGATTGCCGGACCGAGTGAGGTGCTTATTATTTCCGACGGGAGCGGAGAAGCTTCACATATTGCTGCCGACATGCTTGCCCAGGCCGAGCATGACGAAATGGCCGCCTCAATTCTTATTACCACCTCTTCAGATTTTGCCGGGCAGGTTGCAGGTGAAGTGGAGAGGCAGCTCAATAAATTAAGCAGGCATCATATTGCCAGGGCTTCCATCAATAATCGTGGCTCTTTTATCGTTGCAAAAGACCTTGACCAGGCCTTCGCTCTTTCCAATGAGCTTGCTCCCGAACACCTGGAACTTGCCCTGGAGGCGCCTGACAGACATCTTGACAAGGTTGATAATGCGGGGGCCATTTTTATGGGCCACTTTACACCGGAAGCGCTTGGTGATTATGTGGCCGGACCGAATCATGTGCTTCCCACCGGTGGCTCGGCCAAATTCTTTTCACCGCTTGGGACTTACGACTTCATAAAGCGTTCCAGTATTCTTTCTTTTTCTGAAAACGCTTTTAAAAGAGTCGGTAAAGATGCCGAGCGTATTGCAGATGTTGAAGGTTTGGAGGCCCACGGCAATACGATCAGAATCCGGATGGGGGAAGAAATATAA
- the hisC gene encoding histidinol-phosphate transaminase encodes MFDLEKLIRPQVRDLKAYHVNEPSVDVKLHANESPCNLDKSVVDKISAEIQRIDFNRYPDAACEDVRNILAGQLSVEKDQILAGNGSDELIQMIIMAFGGHGSPVIIPHPTFSMYKNIAFAMGEEVKVIPLDENFDLDRDAMVSEVKKGPSITFISYPNNPTGNCFSEETIRDILEASKGIVVIDEAYFDYSKKSFLDSLGAYPHMIILRTLSKIGMASLRLGILIASRSMADIINRVRLPYNIGSLQQRAACIALKERERIDRESSIIIEERERVFAEMKKIENIDIFNSHSNFILFRIDNGGKIFDKLVKKGVLVRNFDSEGPLKNCLRVTMGTPLENDIFLSNIKNI; translated from the coding sequence ATGTTCGATCTTGAGAAACTGATAAGGCCCCAGGTGAGGGACCTCAAGGCCTATCATGTCAATGAGCCTTCAGTTGATGTAAAGCTTCATGCAAACGAGAGCCCCTGCAATCTTGATAAATCGGTTGTTGACAAGATAAGCGCAGAAATTCAAAGGATCGATTTCAACAGGTACCCCGACGCCGCATGTGAAGATGTAAGGAATATCCTTGCAGGGCAGCTCTCTGTAGAAAAAGACCAGATCCTGGCGGGCAACGGCTCTGATGAACTTATCCAGATGATAATCATGGCTTTTGGGGGACATGGTTCTCCTGTTATTATTCCTCACCCTACTTTTTCAATGTACAAAAACATCGCCTTTGCCATGGGTGAAGAGGTCAAGGTCATTCCCCTGGATGAGAATTTTGACCTGGACCGGGATGCTATGGTCAGTGAAGTAAAGAAGGGGCCTTCCATCACCTTCATCAGTTATCCCAATAACCCCACAGGCAACTGTTTTTCCGAAGAGACGATAAGAGATATCCTTGAGGCATCAAAGGGGATCGTGGTTATTGATGAGGCCTATTTTGATTACAGCAAAAAGTCATTCCTTGACAGCCTGGGCGCTTATCCCCATATGATTATCCTGCGCACACTTTCAAAGATCGGTATGGCATCGCTCAGGCTGGGTATTCTTATTGCCTCCCGGTCCATGGCCGACATTATTAACAGGGTAAGGCTTCCTTATAATATAGGATCGCTGCAGCAAAGAGCCGCCTGTATCGCCTTAAAAGAAAGAGAGAGAATTGATAGGGAAAGCAGTATCATTATTGAAGAACGGGAAAGAGTATTTGCAGAAATGAAAAAAATTGAAAATATCGATATTTTTAATTCTCACTCAAATTTTATTCTTTTCAGAATCGATAATGGAGGGAAAATTTTTGATAAACTGGTAAAAAAAGGTGTGCTTGTGAGAAACTTCGATAGCGAGGGACCTTTAAAGAATTGTTTGAGAGTAACCATGGGAACACCTCTTGAGAATGACATTTTTCTTAGCAATATCAAGAACATATAA
- a CDS encoding LysM peptidoglycan-binding domain-containing protein: MKLKSVLLYAFLVAFLAVYSTGCQTPPPPVEEPVVETPPPAEEEVVEAPVVEEYVEPPMPVEEPEAPVVESYDKTAHVVVKGENLWTISEYGDVYSDPFQWPVIYKANRNQIKDPDLIYPNQEFEIPRDVSQEEIDDAVHEAKTRGPWSLWDGK, from the coding sequence ATGAAGTTAAAGTCAGTATTGTTATATGCGTTTTTAGTCGCATTTCTGGCAGTATATTCAACGGGTTGCCAGACACCACCACCACCTGTGGAGGAGCCAGTTGTTGAGACACCCCCGCCAGCAGAGGAAGAAGTTGTCGAGGCGCCTGTTGTGGAGGAATACGTAGAACCACCGATGCCTGTGGAGGAGCCTGAAGCGCCTGTCGTTGAAAGCTATGATAAAACGGCACATGTTGTTGTAAAAGGTGAAAACCTCTGGACCATATCCGAATATGGCGATGTATACAGCGATCCTTTCCAGTGGCCTGTTATTTACAAGGCTAACAGGAATCAGATCAAGGATCCTGACCTTATCTACCCTAATCAGGAATTTGAAATTCCAAGGGACGTAAGCCAGGAGGAAATCGACGATGCTGTCCATGAAGCAAAAACAAGGGGCCCCTGGTCTCTCTGGGACGGCAAGTAA
- a CDS encoding YbdK family carboxylate-amine ligase translates to MELKFNHSKELTLGVELEIQLLNGKSLELAPASNEILSIVGNCNSSIKHELMLSNIEVNTKVCNNMAQVHADMSETLKILGEAALKNGTKLSIAGSHPFSHWKEQLITEDERYERLLNKLAIIARRFNIFGLHVHVGIGDGKKCMYIMNRLLYYLPYLLAISSNSPFWNGYETGLKSYRSKVFETLPTAGLPFYFKDWEDYAFLVDKYIATGTIETIREIWWDVRPHPDFGTIEVRICDSPSSIKEVMAITALIQALVAKLGDDYENGIAIHSAPPWVIRENKWRASRYGLDGTFISEDASQTIEIGQALRALVKELQSYGEKLQSLKELDYINEIINMGDGASRQLNLFAESRNLKTVVNGLSTSFMDEIL, encoded by the coding sequence TTGGAATTAAAATTTAATCATTCAAAAGAGCTTACACTGGGTGTAGAGCTCGAGATCCAGTTGCTAAACGGGAAGAGCCTGGAGCTTGCCCCCGCCTCTAATGAAATACTCTCCATTGTCGGGAATTGCAACAGTTCGATCAAGCATGAACTTATGCTTTCTAATATTGAGGTTAATACAAAAGTATGCAATAACATGGCGCAAGTTCATGCCGATATGAGTGAAACCTTAAAAATTCTCGGTGAGGCCGCCCTTAAAAATGGAACAAAACTATCCATTGCCGGGAGTCACCCCTTTTCTCACTGGAAAGAACAGCTCATAACAGAAGATGAACGTTATGAAAGGCTTCTTAATAAACTGGCGATTATTGCAAGGCGCTTCAATATTTTCGGTCTTCATGTTCATGTCGGCATCGGTGATGGTAAAAAGTGCATGTATATTATGAACAGGTTGCTTTATTACCTCCCATACCTCCTGGCCATTTCATCAAACTCACCATTTTGGAATGGCTACGAAACAGGCCTTAAATCCTACAGAAGCAAGGTCTTTGAAACGCTGCCTACGGCAGGTCTTCCCTTTTACTTTAAGGACTGGGAAGACTATGCCTTTCTTGTTGATAAATATATTGCCACGGGGACAATAGAGACAATACGGGAAATATGGTGGGATGTAAGGCCACATCCCGATTTCGGGACCATTGAAGTTCGTATCTGTGACAGCCCTTCTTCCATAAAGGAAGTGATGGCAATAACAGCGCTTATTCAGGCCCTTGTTGCAAAGCTGGGTGATGATTATGAAAATGGAATTGCTATTCATAGTGCACCGCCATGGGTAATCAGGGAAAATAAATGGAGGGCAAGCCGTTATGGTCTCGATGGTACCTTTATTAGTGAAGATGCTTCTCAAACCATAGAGATAGGCCAGGCTCTAAGAGCACTTGTTAAAGAACTGCAAAGTTATGGAGAAAAGCTTCAATCTCTAAAGGAGCTGGATTATATCAATGAGATCATCAACATGGGTGATGGTGCTTCGAGGCAGCTGAACCTTTTTGCAGAGTCTCGCAATTTAAAGACTGTTGTAAACGGGCTTTCAACCAGTTTTATGGATGAAATTCTTTAA
- the ggt gene encoding gamma-glutamyltransferase: MRGVISAGHKLTAEAGIEILKEGGNAFDAAVAASFASFVCESPLTSIGGGGFFMAHSKEGETLVYDFFPNAPGLGKKPSCDDLDFYPIEVDFTGTIQEFHVGRGAAAVPGCMAGLNAVVEKHCSLPLSVLLAPAIDFARNGIIMNAEQAYFKKLLTPILMISPDARKVYAPEGVMLKEGETVFKKDMANTMEYLAREGLHMFYRGDIAKKIAAEFSDGGLIREADLANYKVEVRKPVKTSYRGRDIFLNPPPSSSGGCLIAFSLKMLEKIDIASLGFESAQYMSLLYEMMRVTDDARGEDFDHRVYEEDIIETFLSPERIESYRKKMAHESSLLLGTERPSTGNTTHISVLDEAGNAASVTTSNGEGCGHMVTGMGIMLNNMLGEEDINPHGFHQHKPGMRMSSMMTPTIVMDGRRPAIVMGSGGSNRIRNAILQVIINLIDHKMDINNAVNSPRVHWDKKSFQVEAGIASKCLHILKSTGVSLNCWEDKNMYFGGVHTVASFGDEDGLSGAGDLRRGGVCLSTKG; this comes from the coding sequence ATGAGAGGTGTAATCTCGGCTGGTCATAAACTGACTGCAGAAGCCGGTATAGAAATTTTAAAAGAGGGAGGTAACGCTTTTGATGCAGCAGTTGCCGCATCATTTGCTTCTTTTGTTTGTGAATCACCGCTTACCAGTATAGGTGGAGGCGGTTTTTTTATGGCCCACTCCAAAGAGGGGGAAACCCTTGTCTATGATTTTTTCCCCAATGCTCCGGGATTGGGAAAAAAACCTTCCTGTGATGACCTTGATTTTTACCCCATAGAGGTAGATTTTACAGGAACCATACAAGAGTTTCATGTTGGCAGAGGGGCTGCCGCTGTCCCCGGATGTATGGCCGGGCTAAATGCCGTAGTGGAAAAGCATTGCAGCCTGCCTCTTTCCGTCCTTCTTGCTCCTGCCATTGATTTTGCCCGCAACGGTATTATTATGAATGCCGAACAGGCTTACTTTAAGAAACTCCTCACGCCAATTCTCATGATCTCTCCCGATGCGAGAAAAGTTTATGCACCGGAGGGCGTTATGTTAAAAGAGGGAGAGACGGTGTTTAAGAAAGATATGGCCAACACTATGGAGTACCTTGCGAGAGAGGGTCTTCACATGTTTTACCGGGGAGATATTGCAAAAAAAATAGCAGCGGAATTTAGTGACGGCGGACTCATCAGGGAAGCTGATCTTGCAAACTATAAAGTCGAGGTAAGAAAGCCCGTAAAAACAAGCTACAGAGGAAGAGATATTTTTCTTAATCCGCCTCCATCGTCGTCAGGGGGGTGCCTAATTGCATTTTCATTAAAAATGCTGGAAAAAATTGATATTGCTTCCCTTGGCTTCGAGAGCGCTCAATATATGAGCCTCTTGTATGAGATGATGAGAGTTACCGATGATGCAAGGGGTGAGGATTTTGATCACAGAGTTTACGAAGAGGATATTATTGAAACCTTTCTTTCTCCCGAAAGGATAGAATCCTACAGAAAAAAGATGGCCCATGAAAGTAGTCTGCTTTTGGGTACAGAGAGACCGTCCACGGGAAATACAACGCACATCAGTGTTCTCGATGAGGCGGGTAATGCCGCCTCTGTGACCACCTCAAATGGTGAAGGCTGCGGTCATATGGTGACAGGCATGGGCATAATGTTAAACAACATGCTTGGTGAAGAGGATATTAATCCTCATGGATTTCATCAACATAAACCGGGAATGCGCATGTCTTCCATGATGACACCGACCATCGTCATGGATGGAAGAAGACCCGCAATCGTTATGGGAAGCGGAGGGAGCAACAGGATAAGAAATGCCATTTTACAGGTTATTATCAACCTTATTGATCACAAAATGGATATTAATAATGCCGTTAATTCGCCGAGAGTTCACTGGGACAAGAAATCTTTCCAGGTAGAGGCCGGTATAGCCAGCAAGTGCCTTCATATTCTAAAATCAACGGGAGTTTCACTCAACTGCTGGGAAGATAAAAATATGTATTTTGGTGGCGTCCATACTGTCGCATCTTTTGGAGATGAAGACGGACTATCAGGAGCCGGCGATCTAAGAAGGGGTGGTGTTTGTTTGTCAACAAAGGGGTGA
- a CDS encoding M20 family metallopeptidase codes for MLNQINKKSEEIRERLINFRREMHKRPELSGHEENTAAFVAGVLEANDIEVRRNVGGHGVTGVLKGAGEGPVIAFRADMDALPIQDRKETDYASQIPGIMHACGHDVHTAILMGTAIILAGMKEKLKGSLLFIFQPAEESIYGAEAMIKDGVLEDPKPDAIVALHCLPEMEVGKVGVKGGMMTAAADLVSITVKGKSGHASRPHQTVDAVLVSSMVINAIHHIISRRTNPLHPAVISIGTINGGRAENIVADHVEMKGTVRTLDSSLRKRMPALIEDVVRGITSTMSATYEFDYKFECPAVINDHRLNDFLKDCINNIVGKENVIELGEPMMGSEDFALFSARVPGVLFRLGTGNMEKGIDAPLHNPKFDVDEEAIIIGTRIMAHVAASYLSGKKELTA; via the coding sequence ATGCTCAATCAAATAAATAAAAAATCGGAAGAAATAAGGGAAAGACTCATCAATTTCAGGCGTGAAATGCATAAACGCCCCGAACTGAGCGGCCATGAAGAAAATACGGCTGCCTTTGTTGCCGGTGTGCTCGAAGCAAATGATATTGAGGTGAGGCGTAATGTCGGTGGTCACGGGGTTACAGGAGTGCTGAAAGGGGCAGGCGAGGGACCGGTTATTGCTTTTAGGGCTGATATGGATGCCCTTCCTATTCAGGACCGGAAAGAGACAGACTATGCTTCGCAAATACCGGGCATTATGCATGCTTGCGGCCATGACGTTCACACTGCCATACTTATGGGAACGGCAATCATTTTAGCCGGTATGAAAGAGAAACTCAAGGGAAGCCTTCTCTTTATCTTTCAGCCAGCAGAAGAGTCTATTTACGGTGCTGAAGCGATGATTAAAGACGGTGTACTTGAAGATCCCAAACCTGACGCCATTGTGGCCCTCCATTGCCTGCCTGAAATGGAGGTGGGCAAGGTCGGTGTTAAGGGAGGAATGATGACTGCCGCTGCCGATCTGGTAAGCATTACGGTGAAGGGGAAAAGCGGCCATGCATCGAGGCCGCATCAGACGGTGGATGCCGTTCTTGTCTCTTCCATGGTGATTAATGCAATACATCATATTATCAGCCGCAGAACTAATCCACTGCATCCGGCCGTTATTTCTATTGGAACGATCAACGGAGGGAGGGCGGAAAATATTGTTGCCGATCACGTTGAGATGAAAGGCACGGTGAGAACCCTCGACAGTTCGCTGAGAAAGAGAATGCCTGCACTTATTGAAGATGTTGTTCGGGGCATAACGTCTACCATGAGTGCTACCTATGAATTTGACTATAAATTTGAATGTCCTGCCGTTATTAATGATCATAGGCTAAATGATTTTCTGAAAGATTGCATCAATAACATAGTGGGTAAGGAAAATGTGATCGAGCTTGGTGAACCGATGATGGGTTCGGAAGATTTTGCCCTTTTCAGTGCAAGGGTGCCGGGCGTGCTTTTCAGGCTTGGTACGGGCAACATGGAAAAGGGGATTGATGCCCCGCTTCATAATCCGAAATTTGATGTTGATGAAGAAGCCATCATTATCGGTACGAGGATAATGGCCCATGTTGCTGCAAGTTATCTGTCGGGGAAAAAAGAACTTACCGCCTGA